TCCCCGACCCCGACCGGCTGATGCTGATGAGCTTCGCCCCCTGAGACGGTCGGCCCGCCGCTGAACCGATAGAACTATTTAGAACTGGACCGACATGCCCTTCACCTCGCCGCTCAAGCCGTCTCCCGACCCGCGTCCCGTCGCCCCCGAGCGCGTCGCCCTGGCCGAGTGGCTCGACTACCACCGCGCCGAACTGCTCGCGAAGATCGACGGCCTGGACGACGAGCAGGCTGCCCGCCGCGTCGTCCCGTCGCTCAACACCTTGCACGGCCTCGTCCGGCACCTGACCAAGGTCGAGCACGTATGGTTCGTCACGGTGATGCTGGGCAGCGACGAGCCCGCGCCGTTCGGCTTCCCGGACCGCCGAGACGGCGACTTCCTCCTCGACGACGATGCCACGCTCGAGCAGGACGTAGCCCGCTTCCTCCGCGCCTGCGAGCGCAGCCGCGCGATCTACGAGCAGTTCGACCTCGACGACGTCGGCGAGCACCGCAGGATCGGTCAGGTGGACCTGCGCTGGGTGATGCTCCACATGATCGAGGAGTACGCGCAGCACAACGGCCACGCCGACATCCTGCGCGAGCTGATCGACGGGACCACGCAGAGCTAGCGGCACGCCGGCATCCTGCGCGAGCTGATCGACGGGACCACGCAGAGCTGGCGGCACGCCGGCATCCTGCGCGAGCTGATCGACGGGACCACGCAGAGCTGGCGGCACGCCGGCATCCTGCGCGTGTTGATCGACGGGACCACGCAGAGCTGGCGGCACGCCGGCATCCTGCGCGTGTTGATCGACGGGACCACGCAGAGCTGGCGGCACGCCGGCATCCTGCGCGTGTTGATCGACGGGACCACGCAGAGCTGGCGGCACGCCAGCCGAGGGCTTGAGCGGAGCCGAGTCCGTCGGTCGGCGGGTGCCATCGTGTTCGGTGGCACCGCAGCCGCAGTCGTCGCTGCCTGCTTCAGGGCGGGCGAGCGCAGGCGCCCGGCGAGCCGA
This genomic window from Actinospica robiniae DSM 44927 contains:
- a CDS encoding DinB family protein codes for the protein MPFTSPLKPSPDPRPVAPERVALAEWLDYHRAELLAKIDGLDDEQAARRVVPSLNTLHGLVRHLTKVEHVWFVTVMLGSDEPAPFGFPDRRDGDFLLDDDATLEQDVARFLRACERSRAIYEQFDLDDVGEHRRIGQVDLRWVMLHMIEEYAQHNGHADILRELIDGTTQS